One part of the Streptosporangiales bacterium genome encodes these proteins:
- a CDS encoding AAA family ATPase, with protein MRPLRLDVAGFTVFREPTVVDFTDVDFFVLVGPTGAGKSTLLDAICFALYGSVPRWADQRGVASALAPSSAQAKVRLVFEVAGTTYVATRVVSRDGKGKVKTSLAGLQRLPESFTLADLDDETSTDTVLGEVLAGTPKEMDAAVPQVIGLPYEHFVTCVVLPQGEFAQFLHAKPSERGNILVNLLGLHVYRKIAERAGELARDSAARADAAEKLLASLGTVDDQAVDAAATRADALRALRTTIDAEIPALTAANEAAEAVKQRLTELDAAGRTLAGVQVPAEVADVSARITAAVAAATGAEQELAAAETAEDGARTAAEATAEPGELRQLLAAHDRLVELTAGREQHAKAVTDAERRLAEAQQQRQVAADRLQVAELGLTEAQRAELVGALRPQLSVGAHCPVCAQEVHALPDPVDATTLRAAEKTLAEARTASTAADQAVREAERDLTTATARLTDHDERLAETRAALADHDDRAAVAAQLAGAERARTAWRDAGNRVRAARQAYQDARTEQERARASAGAAWTQLASTRDALSEHGPPALDREDLATAWSQLVTWTGETAQRLRDRRPTVVEEVTAAEAAAAAVQQRLRELLDDHGVQAPQPLDAAALSAAVAVAVTQAENEHQRLTQQLDQIATQRADRDKHAAQTRVAKALADHLRANNFERWLLQEALDSLVDGASRILAELSGGQYELGHHDGEFYVLDHHDADLRRGVRTLSGGETFQASLALALALSDQLAGMSTTSTALESIVLDEGFGTLDEATLETVAATLENLAVQGNRMVGVVTHVPALAERIPVRFQVTKDARTAYVQRAS; from the coding sequence ATGCGTCCCCTGCGGCTCGACGTGGCGGGCTTCACCGTCTTCCGCGAGCCCACGGTGGTCGACTTCACCGACGTGGACTTCTTCGTGCTGGTGGGGCCGACGGGCGCGGGCAAGTCGACGCTGCTCGACGCCATCTGCTTCGCGCTCTACGGCAGCGTGCCGCGGTGGGCGGACCAGCGCGGCGTCGCGAGCGCGCTCGCGCCGTCGAGCGCGCAGGCGAAGGTGCGGCTGGTGTTCGAGGTGGCCGGCACGACGTACGTCGCCACCCGGGTGGTCAGCCGCGACGGCAAGGGCAAGGTGAAGACCTCGCTGGCCGGGCTGCAGCGGCTGCCCGAGTCGTTCACCCTCGCGGACCTCGACGACGAGACCAGCACCGACACCGTGCTCGGTGAGGTGCTCGCGGGCACGCCCAAGGAGATGGACGCCGCGGTGCCGCAGGTCATCGGGCTGCCGTACGAGCACTTCGTCACCTGTGTAGTGCTCCCCCAGGGCGAGTTCGCGCAGTTCCTCCATGCCAAGCCGAGCGAGCGCGGGAACATCCTGGTCAACCTGCTCGGCCTGCACGTCTACCGCAAGATCGCCGAGCGCGCCGGCGAGCTGGCCCGCGACTCCGCCGCCAGGGCGGACGCGGCGGAGAAGCTGCTCGCGTCGCTCGGCACGGTCGACGACCAGGCCGTCGACGCGGCCGCGACCCGGGCGGACGCCCTGCGCGCGCTCCGTACCACGATCGACGCGGAGATCCCCGCGCTCACCGCGGCGAACGAGGCGGCCGAGGCGGTCAAGCAGCGGCTCACCGAGCTGGACGCGGCCGGCCGCACCCTCGCTGGCGTCCAGGTCCCGGCCGAGGTGGCCGACGTCAGCGCGCGGATCACCGCGGCCGTCGCGGCGGCGACGGGGGCGGAGCAGGAGCTCGCCGCGGCCGAGACGGCCGAGGACGGGGCCCGCACCGCGGCCGAGGCCACCGCGGAACCCGGCGAGCTGCGGCAGCTGCTCGCGGCGCACGACCGGCTGGTCGAGCTCACCGCCGGGCGCGAGCAACACGCGAAGGCGGTGACCGACGCCGAGCGCCGGCTGGCCGAGGCACAGCAGCAGCGGCAGGTCGCCGCCGACCGGCTGCAGGTCGCGGAGCTCGGCCTCACCGAGGCGCAACGGGCCGAGCTGGTCGGCGCACTCCGGCCGCAGCTCAGCGTCGGCGCGCACTGCCCGGTGTGCGCGCAGGAGGTGCACGCGCTGCCCGACCCCGTCGACGCCACCACGTTGCGCGCGGCGGAGAAGACGCTGGCGGAGGCACGCACAGCGAGCACGGCGGCGGACCAGGCGGTGCGGGAGGCGGAGCGCGACCTCACCACCGCCACCGCCAGGCTCACCGACCACGACGAGCGGCTCGCCGAGACCCGCGCGGCGCTCGCCGACCACGACGACCGCGCGGCGGTGGCCGCGCAACTGGCCGGCGCCGAGCGCGCCCGTACCGCGTGGCGCGACGCCGGCAACCGGGTACGCGCCGCGCGCCAGGCGTACCAGGACGCCCGCACCGAGCAGGAGCGCGCCAGGGCGTCCGCAGGTGCCGCGTGGACGCAGCTGGCGAGCACCCGCGACGCGCTCAGCGAGCACGGCCCGCCCGCGCTCGACCGCGAGGATCTCGCCACCGCCTGGTCGCAGCTGGTCACCTGGACCGGCGAGACCGCGCAGCGGCTGCGCGACCGGCGACCCACCGTCGTCGAGGAGGTCACCGCCGCCGAGGCGGCGGCCGCCGCGGTGCAGCAGCGGCTGCGGGAGCTGCTCGACGACCACGGCGTGCAGGCGCCGCAACCGCTCGACGCCGCCGCCCTGTCCGCGGCGGTCGCCGTCGCGGTGACCCAGGCGGAGAACGAGCACCAGCGGCTGACCCAACAGCTCGACCAGATCGCCACCCAGCGCGCCGACCGCGACAAGCACGCCGCACAGACCCGTGTGGCCAAGGCGCTCGCCGACCACCTGCGCGCCAACAACTTCGAGCGCTGGCTGCTGCAGGAGGCGCTCGACTCGCTCGTCGACGGCGCGTCCCGGATCCTCGCCGAGCTGTCCGGCGGCCAGTACGAGCTCGGCCACCACGACGGCGAGTTCTACGTGCTCGACCACCACGACGCCGACCTGCGCCGCGGCGTGCGCACGCTCTCCGGCGGTGAGACGTTCCAGGCGTCGCTCGCGCTGGCGCTCGCGCTCTCCGACCAGCTGGCCGGCATGTCGACCACCAGCACCGCGCTGGAGTCGATCGTGCTGGACGAGGGCTTCGGCACGCTCGACGAGGCCACCTTGGAGACCGTCGCGGCGACCCTGGAGAACCTCGCCGTGCAGGGCAACCGGATGGTCGGTGTGGTCACCCACGTGCCGGCGCTGGCCGAACGCATCCCCGTGCGGTTCCAGGTGACCAAGGACGCCCGCACCGCCTACGTGCAGCGGGCCAGCTGA
- a CDS encoding protein kinase encodes MTGDSMTTPIRQVGGYQLRSQLGEGGMGVVYHGVDARGRSAAVKVLRPHVAGDQEGRDRFAREVRAMRRVHGPWVAEVLDADVTGNPPYVATTYIDGPPLYRVVADHGPLQDAELARLGHGLAEALRAIHAAGVVHRDLKPGNVLMVRGNPVVIDFGIAQVADETRLTSTGLLIGTPGYLAPEVLDGQPASWASDIHSWAATMAFAATGRPPFGRGPFQAVAYRVTTGRADLAGVPDWLLPVLRRAMAQHPGERPRPAELAALIGRPDVARLLPPGSDRPQVPPTVGTVGPAPTRQLTHAPEQQRVAHPHGQRPPWPERLPRFLRPRPVFTLLLLLIAAAAGASAPFLTLSMLCLAFIVARTVDRQRWFIRDRRERRGIGRSDMVVAVSALPLHVARSAFFTAVTLPLAGLGGLAAGIIMVLFAPAFLPMGNTHVMAGLFVGATVLLAWWGIEGESLRAGTRRLVRTVTGRPPVIVVTALMLTAILAALLLDAASGPVNWSPFHGGPQSVIGGLVSWLKQHQFFA; translated from the coding sequence GTGACCGGGGACAGTATGACCACGCCCATCCGGCAGGTGGGCGGCTACCAGCTGCGGTCACAGCTCGGCGAGGGCGGCATGGGCGTCGTGTACCACGGCGTGGACGCCCGCGGCCGGTCGGCGGCAGTGAAGGTGCTGCGCCCGCACGTCGCGGGTGACCAGGAGGGCAGGGACCGGTTCGCCCGGGAGGTCCGGGCGATGCGGCGCGTCCACGGCCCCTGGGTGGCCGAGGTGCTGGACGCCGACGTGACCGGCAACCCGCCGTACGTCGCCACCACGTACATCGACGGGCCGCCGCTGTACCGCGTGGTCGCCGACCACGGCCCGCTGCAGGACGCGGAGCTGGCCAGGCTCGGCCACGGGCTGGCGGAGGCGCTGCGCGCGATCCACGCCGCCGGCGTCGTGCACAGGGACCTGAAACCGGGCAACGTGCTGATGGTGCGCGGTAACCCGGTGGTGATCGACTTCGGCATCGCCCAGGTCGCCGACGAGACGCGGCTGACGTCCACCGGCCTGCTGATCGGCACGCCCGGCTATCTCGCGCCCGAGGTGCTCGACGGGCAGCCGGCCAGCTGGGCGTCGGACATCCACTCCTGGGCGGCCACCATGGCGTTCGCGGCGACCGGGCGGCCGCCGTTCGGCCGCGGCCCATTCCAGGCGGTGGCGTACCGGGTGACCACCGGCCGCGCGGACCTGGCCGGTGTACCCGACTGGCTGCTGCCAGTACTGCGGCGTGCGATGGCGCAGCACCCGGGCGAGCGCCCGCGGCCGGCCGAGCTCGCCGCGCTGATCGGCCGTCCGGACGTGGCGCGCCTGCTGCCGCCTGGGAGCGACCGGCCACAGGTGCCGCCCACGGTGGGCACGGTGGGTCCCGCGCCGACCAGGCAGCTGACGCACGCCCCCGAGCAGCAGCGTGTTGCGCACCCGCACGGCCAGCGCCCGCCGTGGCCGGAGCGGCTGCCGCGGTTCCTGCGGCCGCGGCCGGTGTTCACGCTGTTGCTGCTGCTGATCGCGGCGGCGGCCGGGGCGAGCGCGCCGTTCCTCACGCTCAGCATGCTGTGCCTTGCGTTCATCGTCGCCCGTACCGTGGACCGACAGCGATGGTTCATCCGCGACCGCAGAGAACGACGGGGGATCGGCAGGTCCGACATGGTGGTGGCGGTCTCCGCGTTGCCGCTGCACGTCGCCAGGTCGGCGTTCTTCACCGCGGTGACGTTGCCGCTTGCCGGCCTCGGCGGCCTGGCGGCGGGGATCATCATGGTGCTCTTCGCGCCCGCCTTCCTGCCGATGGGGAACACGCACGTGATGGCGGGCCTGTTCGTCGGCGCGACCGTCCTGCTCGCCTGGTGGGGCATCGAGGGCGAGAGCCTGCGCGCCGGCACCAGGCGCCTGGTTCGTACGGTCACCGGCCGGCCGCCGGTGATCGTGGTCACCGCCCTGATGCTGACGGCGATCCTGGCGGCCCTGCTGCTCGACGCAGCCAGCGGCCCGGTGAACTGGTCACCGTTCCACGGCGGCCCCCAGTCGGTGATCGGCGGCCTGGTCAGCTGGCTGAAGCAGCACCAGTTCTTCGCCTGA
- a CDS encoding isocitrate lyase/phosphoenolpyruvate mutase family protein: MTDRATTGLAERADRLRALHVPGDPLVLPNVWDAAGGQAVAAAGFPVVATGSAAVAEALGYADHEAAPPAEMFAAAARIAAAVPLPVTVDAEAGYGLPAGELVDALLAAGAVGCNLEDTAHAAGGLADVEAQAGWLREVRAAASTAGVPLVVNARTDVFLQPAGTFDDPVEEAVSRCRAYLAAGADCVYPILADDPADIGCLVAGVDGPVNVLARPQAPGLQELAELGVARISYGPGLYRASQAHLAAMLAEVAAGGSPFR, encoded by the coding sequence ATGACCGACAGGGCGACCACAGGACTCGCCGAGCGGGCGGACAGGTTGCGCGCGTTGCACGTGCCCGGCGACCCGCTGGTGCTGCCGAACGTCTGGGACGCGGCGGGTGGGCAGGCCGTCGCGGCGGCCGGGTTCCCCGTGGTCGCCACCGGCAGCGCGGCGGTCGCCGAAGCGCTCGGCTACGCCGACCACGAGGCCGCGCCACCGGCGGAGATGTTCGCCGCAGCAGCCAGGATCGCCGCGGCGGTGCCGCTGCCGGTGACCGTCGACGCCGAGGCGGGGTACGGGCTGCCGGCCGGCGAGCTCGTCGACGCGCTGCTCGCGGCGGGCGCCGTCGGCTGCAACCTGGAGGACACCGCGCACGCGGCGGGCGGGCTCGCCGACGTGGAGGCGCAGGCCGGCTGGCTGCGCGAGGTTCGCGCGGCGGCGTCGACCGCTGGAGTGCCGCTGGTGGTGAACGCGCGCACGGACGTCTTCCTGCAGCCGGCCGGCACCTTCGACGACCCGGTCGAGGAGGCGGTCAGCCGCTGCCGCGCCTACCTGGCGGCCGGCGCGGACTGCGTGTACCCGATCCTCGCCGACGACCCGGCGGATATCGGCTGCCTGGTGGCCGGGGTCGACGGACCGGTGAACGTGCTGGCCAGGCCGCAGGCGCCCGGGCTGCAGGAGCTGGCCGAGCTGGGCGTGGCGCGCATCTCGTACGGTCCCGGGCTCTACCGCGCCAGCCAGGCACACCTCGCGGCGATGCTCGCCGAGGTCGCCGCCGGTGGGTCCCCGTTCCGGTGA
- a CDS encoding ATP-binding protein, with the protein MTPASSDPGTPTGGEPVGRVLGNADATPLTFWVAVRSGGYLQLDDVVVTERDLPGRDPVQIAGVVTAVRARHEGAQFDSDVFLVSDGMLPAEVQEAAEVNVTRVEPEVYVPPRPGAVVRRAVQETRDRALYFDKMDRKVALGAGRDGEPVYLDLDFLDGTRGGHVSISGVSGVATKTSFATWLLYSVLRGGALGNAHNAKALIFSVKGEDLLLLDHPNTRIDDEQRARYGSLGLPAEAFGSVSVLAPPLRGDPTGRPDVSCRDTGVDAFYWTLAEFCAQGLLPYAFADVEDERQQYTMVVHQVAARLQRETKATDDGAVHVDGELMRTYADLVEFVQGKLLDDSTRADWAGAATTMGTVNAFLRRLLASRRALDRLVRSDITGRRPHGVTSSDAQVTVVDLHSLPDAAQRFVVGVTLQQLFDAKESGSTGRALQFVVLDELNKYAPREGSSPIKEVLLDIAERGRSLGVILVGAQQTASEVERRIIANSSIRVVGRLDAAESARPEYAFLPPAQRARAVLAKPGTMFVAQPEIPVPLAIEFPFPAWATRPAEAGAAPPSAQRSKTQAVDPFATVAGDTDDDIPF; encoded by the coding sequence ATGACACCAGCCTCCAGCGACCCGGGCACACCCACCGGCGGCGAGCCGGTCGGCCGGGTGCTCGGCAACGCCGACGCGACTCCACTCACCTTCTGGGTAGCCGTGCGTTCCGGAGGCTACCTGCAGCTCGACGACGTGGTGGTGACGGAGCGGGACCTGCCCGGCCGCGACCCGGTGCAGATCGCCGGCGTGGTCACCGCCGTACGGGCCAGGCACGAGGGCGCGCAGTTCGACTCCGACGTGTTCCTGGTGTCCGACGGCATGCTGCCCGCCGAGGTGCAGGAGGCCGCCGAGGTGAACGTCACCAGGGTGGAGCCCGAGGTCTACGTGCCGCCGCGGCCTGGCGCCGTCGTCCGCAGGGCGGTCCAGGAGACCCGCGACCGCGCGCTCTACTTCGACAAAATGGACCGCAAGGTCGCGCTCGGCGCCGGCCGCGACGGCGAGCCGGTCTACCTCGACCTGGACTTCCTCGACGGCACCCGCGGCGGCCACGTCTCGATCTCCGGTGTGTCCGGCGTGGCCACGAAGACGTCGTTCGCGACCTGGCTGCTCTACTCGGTGCTGCGCGGCGGCGCGCTCGGCAACGCGCACAACGCGAAGGCGCTGATCTTCTCGGTCAAGGGCGAGGACCTGCTGCTGCTCGACCACCCGAACACCCGCATCGACGACGAGCAGCGCGCCAGGTACGGGTCGCTCGGGCTGCCGGCCGAGGCGTTCGGCTCGGTCAGCGTGCTCGCTCCCCCGCTGCGCGGCGACCCGACCGGCAGGCCGGACGTGTCGTGCCGCGACACCGGGGTGGACGCGTTCTACTGGACGCTCGCGGAGTTCTGCGCGCAGGGCCTGCTGCCGTACGCCTTCGCCGACGTCGAGGACGAGCGCCAGCAGTACACGATGGTGGTGCACCAGGTCGCCGCGCGGCTGCAGCGCGAGACGAAGGCCACCGACGACGGCGCGGTGCACGTCGACGGCGAGCTGATGCGTACGTACGCCGACCTGGTGGAGTTCGTACAGGGCAAGCTGCTCGACGACAGCACCCGGGCCGACTGGGCCGGTGCGGCCACCACCATGGGCACGGTGAACGCGTTCCTGCGCCGGCTGCTGGCCAGCAGGCGCGCACTCGACCGGCTGGTGCGCTCGGACATCACCGGCCGCCGCCCGCACGGCGTCACCAGCAGCGACGCCCAGGTCACCGTCGTCGACCTGCACAGCCTGCCGGACGCCGCGCAGCGCTTCGTGGTCGGCGTGACGCTGCAGCAGCTCTTCGACGCCAAGGAGAGCGGCAGCACCGGGCGCGCGCTCCAGTTCGTCGTGCTCGACGAGCTGAACAAGTACGCGCCGCGCGAGGGCAGCAGCCCGATCAAGGAGGTGCTGCTCGACATCGCCGAGCGCGGCCGCAGCCTCGGCGTAATCCTGGTCGGCGCGCAGCAGACGGCGTCCGAGGTGGAGCGCAGGATCATCGCGAACTCGTCGATCCGGGTGGTCGGCCGGCTGGACGCCGCCGAGTCGGCCAGGCCGGAGTACGCGTTCCTGCCGCCTGCGCAGCGCGCCCGTGCCGTGCTGGCCAAGCCGGGCACCATGTTCGTCGCCCAGCCGGAGATCCCGGTGCCGCTGGCGATCGAGTTCCCGTTCCCCGCCTGGGCCACCCGGCCGGCGGAGGCCGGCGCGGCACCGCCGAGCGCCCAGCGGTCGAAGACGCAGGCCGTCGACCCGTTCGCCACCGTCGCGGGCGACACCGACGACGACATCCCGTTCTGA
- a CDS encoding DoxX family membrane protein has protein sequence MTDSARSLAFPPPWRENASTTPHTRGVIMLVRKVARSAIASLFVVSGVDVLRNPEPRVRKAKALLVPLGVPEEYVSPLTLADAAAKVGAGLALATGRTPRLAALALVAGLVPTTLAGHRFWEHEDPKERANHRTHFLKNVALLGGLVITSLDVEGRESLPHRVARSMPWRD, from the coding sequence ATGACAGACTCAGCGAGATCCCTGGCATTTCCGCCGCCGTGGCGTGAAAATGCGTCGACGACGCCGCATACGCGAGGAGTGATCATGCTGGTGCGCAAAGTGGCCAGATCCGCCATTGCGTCCCTGTTCGTGGTGAGCGGCGTCGACGTGCTCCGGAACCCGGAGCCGCGGGTCCGCAAGGCCAAGGCACTGCTCGTGCCGCTCGGCGTGCCCGAGGAGTACGTCTCCCCGCTGACCTTGGCCGACGCCGCCGCCAAGGTGGGCGCCGGCCTGGCACTGGCCACCGGCAGGACGCCCAGGCTCGCCGCGCTCGCGCTCGTCGCCGGCCTGGTCCCGACCACGCTCGCCGGCCACCGGTTCTGGGAGCACGAGGACCCCAAGGAGCGCGCCAACCACCGCACCCACTTCCTGAAGAACGTCGCGCTGCTCGGCGGCCTGGTCATCACGTCCCTGGACGTAGAAGGCCGCGAGTCGCTACCCCACCGGGTAGCCCGCTCGATGCCCTGGCGCGACTGA
- a CDS encoding rRNA methyltransferase → MTEPVDIADAADPRLADYVGLTDAELRQRHEPAAGLFMAEGDKVIRRALAAGCRPRSLLVASRWLPRLAAVLAGFDAPVYVAPEAVLEQVTGYRVHRGPLAAMWRPAALEPAELLAGARRAVVLEDVVDHANVGAVFRTAAAFGFDAVLLSPRCADPLYRRALKVSMGAVLALGWARFGDWYQALDTVRSAGLRSVALTPDAGAVDLAGVDLPDRVALVLGAEGDGLSRRWLESADVRARIPISSAVDSLNVAAAAAAACYALSVANGGAGDATP, encoded by the coding sequence GTGACCGAGCCGGTCGACATCGCCGACGCCGCCGACCCACGGCTGGCGGACTACGTCGGCCTCACCGACGCCGAGCTGCGGCAGCGTCACGAGCCGGCGGCCGGCCTGTTCATGGCCGAGGGCGACAAGGTGATCCGGCGGGCGCTGGCCGCCGGCTGCCGGCCGCGGTCGCTGCTCGTCGCCTCGCGCTGGCTGCCGCGGCTGGCCGCCGTGCTCGCCGGCTTCGATGCGCCGGTGTACGTCGCGCCCGAGGCGGTGCTCGAACAGGTGACCGGCTACCGGGTGCACCGTGGGCCGCTGGCGGCCATGTGGCGCCCGGCGGCGCTGGAGCCGGCGGAGCTGCTCGCCGGCGCGCGGCGCGCGGTGGTGCTCGAGGACGTGGTCGACCACGCCAACGTCGGGGCGGTCTTCCGTACCGCTGCCGCGTTCGGGTTCGACGCCGTGCTGCTCAGCCCACGCTGTGCGGACCCGCTGTACCGGCGCGCGCTGAAGGTCTCCATGGGGGCGGTGCTCGCGCTCGGGTGGGCACGGTTCGGTGACTGGTACCAGGCGCTCGACACCGTACGTTCCGCCGGGCTGCGGTCGGTCGCGCTCACACCGGACGCGGGCGCCGTCGACCTCGCCGGTGTCGACCTGCCCGACCGGGTCGCGCTCGTGCTTGGCGCGGAGGGCGACGGCCTGAGCCGGCGCTGGCTGGAGAGCGCGGACGTCCGGGCGAGGATCCCGATCAGCTCCGCGGTCGACTCGCTGAACGTCGCGGCCGCCGCGGCGGCGGCGTGCTACGCGTTGTCGGTGGCCAACGGGGGTGCCGGTGACGCCACGCCGTAG
- the sbcD gene encoding exonuclease subunit SbcD, giving the protein MRILHTADWHVGKVLKGRGRIEEHARVLREVIDVAEREQPDLVIVAGDLYDTAAPPVDATRLVTRALSALRNTGAEVVVVTGNHDNGAHLEALRPWAEAAGIRLFGQVATRPELHLVEAATSTGERWQLVALPFLSQRHAVRAAEMFDLTTTEATQTYADWVRRLVARLTESFDGSGMVNLVASHLTVAGGVLGGGERDAHTIFPYHVPASVFPGSCHYVALGHLHRQQEVTGACPIRYSGSPLLVDFGEEANQPAVLLVDVAADTPARVTPVPITSGRTLRTVRGTLAELAELATGDGEAWLRVFVSERPRAGLREEVQELLPHALEVRIDPEFAAAGEEQPRAVRTGRSPQQLFAAYLEERGHDDSAVEDLFAQLYDDVS; this is encoded by the coding sequence GTGCGGATCCTGCACACCGCGGACTGGCACGTCGGCAAGGTGCTCAAGGGCCGCGGCCGGATCGAGGAGCACGCCCGCGTGCTGCGCGAGGTCATCGACGTCGCCGAACGCGAGCAGCCGGACCTGGTGATCGTCGCCGGCGACCTGTACGACACCGCGGCGCCGCCCGTGGACGCCACCCGGCTGGTCACCCGGGCACTCAGCGCGCTGCGTAACACGGGCGCCGAGGTCGTAGTGGTGACCGGCAACCACGACAACGGCGCGCACCTGGAGGCGCTGCGGCCGTGGGCGGAGGCCGCCGGCATCCGGCTGTTCGGGCAGGTCGCGACGCGTCCTGAGCTGCATCTCGTCGAGGCCGCCACGAGCACCGGGGAACGCTGGCAGCTGGTGGCGCTGCCGTTCCTCTCGCAACGGCACGCGGTACGTGCGGCTGAGATGTTCGACCTCACCACCACCGAGGCGACGCAGACCTACGCAGACTGGGTGCGCCGGCTGGTGGCGCGGCTGACCGAGTCGTTCGACGGCTCTGGCATGGTCAACCTGGTCGCCAGCCACCTCACCGTGGCCGGCGGGGTGTTGGGCGGCGGCGAGCGCGACGCCCACACCATCTTCCCGTACCACGTGCCGGCGTCGGTCTTCCCCGGTTCCTGCCACTACGTGGCTCTGGGTCACCTACACCGGCAGCAGGAGGTCACCGGGGCCTGCCCGATCAGGTACTCGGGCAGCCCGCTGCTCGTCGACTTCGGCGAGGAGGCGAACCAGCCCGCGGTGCTGCTCGTGGACGTCGCCGCGGACACCCCGGCACGGGTCACGCCGGTGCCCATCACGTCCGGGCGCACGCTACGAACCGTCCGCGGCACGCTGGCCGAGCTGGCGGAGCTGGCCACCGGCGACGGCGAGGCGTGGCTGCGGGTGTTCGTCAGCGAACGGCCGCGTGCCGGCCTGCGCGAGGAGGTGCAGGAGCTGCTGCCGCACGCGCTCGAGGTACGGATCGACCCGGAGTTCGCGGCGGCCGGCGAGGAGCAACCCCGTGCCGTTCGTACGGGTCGGTCGCCGCAGCAGCTGTTCGCCGCCTACCTGGAGGAGCGCGGCCACGACGACAGCGCCGTCGAGGACCTCTTCGCCCAGCTCTATGACGACGTCTCCTGA